The Fulvivirga ligni genome window below encodes:
- a CDS encoding alginate export family protein — MKLFLLSCFILLGFVSIGYSQFTVNANFRARSEYRDGARILLDDNTNPALVSSQRTRLITSYNDAQFEIQVSFQNARIWGADDERANVPNINLAEGWVKYYFSENQEGFSMKIGRQHLVLDDGRIFGMRNWNDIAVSHDLALLQWHKKGWDIQLAAGYNNDANKFQESAYNVNYYKYLALLWVNKTLSKQISVSVLNAVDGNENPDNFQSVYPRYTSGVYLNQGDKESDFKAQGSFYYQYGKAPSGLDTRAYMFSIIPTYQVSEKVKLAAGVNFFSGNDQLSGEQVNRSFNKLFGDGHRYYGYMDYFLNIESNTQGIGVRNTFCSIFYTLSTKTEAELSYHNFAFGGSFLDPETLQEADAQLGNEIDFQLKHKINDYLSTRFSYATMFATSSMELIKGGDHHRYQQWIAVMLIAKPKLFSSVKKD, encoded by the coding sequence ATGAAGCTATTTTTATTGTCATGTTTTATCCTTTTAGGCTTTGTATCAATAGGATATTCACAATTTACTGTTAATGCAAATTTTAGAGCTAGGTCGGAATATAGAGACGGAGCCCGTATTCTATTGGATGATAACACCAACCCTGCCTTAGTTTCTTCTCAAAGAACACGTCTTATCACCAGTTATAACGATGCACAATTTGAAATTCAGGTTTCATTTCAGAACGCCAGAATTTGGGGGGCTGATGATGAAAGAGCCAATGTTCCCAATATAAATCTTGCGGAAGGTTGGGTTAAGTACTATTTCAGCGAAAATCAAGAAGGTTTTTCTATGAAAATCGGTAGGCAACACCTCGTTCTAGATGATGGAAGGATATTCGGAATGAGAAATTGGAACGATATAGCGGTTTCGCATGATTTAGCGCTTTTACAATGGCATAAAAAGGGATGGGACATTCAGCTAGCTGCTGGTTATAATAATGATGCCAATAAGTTTCAGGAAAGTGCTTATAATGTTAACTATTATAAATACCTAGCTTTATTATGGGTGAATAAGACATTAAGTAAACAGATTTCAGTATCTGTTTTGAATGCTGTAGATGGTAATGAAAATCCTGACAACTTTCAAAGCGTTTATCCACGATACACCTCTGGAGTATACCTTAATCAAGGTGATAAAGAATCTGATTTTAAGGCACAGGGCTCCTTCTATTATCAATATGGCAAAGCTCCGTCCGGCTTGGATACGCGAGCATATATGTTCTCCATTATTCCTACCTATCAAGTGTCTGAGAAAGTTAAGCTAGCTGCTGGAGTGAATTTTTTTAGCGGTAATGATCAACTCAGTGGCGAGCAAGTCAATCGTTCTTTTAATAAGCTCTTTGGAGATGGGCATAGATACTATGGATATATGGACTATTTCCTAAACATCGAGAGCAATACTCAAGGTATTGGAGTAAGAAATACATTCTGTAGTATCTTCTATACATTATCTACAAAAACAGAAGCGGAACTTTCATATCATAATTTCGCCTTTGGAGGCAGCTTTCTAGATCCGGAAACTCTGCAGGAAGCTGATGCCCAGCTAGGTAATGAAATAGACTTTCAATTAAAGCACAAAATTAATGATTATCTAAGTACCAGGTTTTCCTATGCCACCATGTTTGCAACTTCATCTATGGAATTGATAAAAGGTGGTGATCATCATAGATATCAGCAATGGATAGCAGTAATGCTTATTGCTAAGCCAAAATTATTCTCATCAGTTAAAAAAGATTAA
- a CDS encoding methyl-accepting chemotaxis protein, translated as MKMTKLTTNQRIIGIFTFVLMISVAGAVYNSLQTQKLKLEIDKIYNDNLLSIDYLIEADRDAYQSSIALAHALSLGIDGESEQYNSTQTEIRENLDQVHERYTNFFEVSAFTKLEKFNKYDSYDKSFRENHSKLGVITDKILSLLKTGNIEEAKSIYYDEYMKTFEPMRSAMDKYTELSLASAEEAYQASIHLSEGIFRNSMIVVVLIIVFIIAGGFYLKNSISKPLNEAMTIVDKIAEGDLRMKIDREKYNKKDPIGFLLLKMDDMIMSQRNVIQVVIDGAEYINKASVELRESAGQLSQGASLQASSVEEVSASMEQMASNIMQNTDNAKETEQIALSSNKQVGKSNEAVLATVESMNTIVRKNSIIGEIARQTNLLALNAAVEAARAGDHGKGFAVVAAEIRKLAEGCQNAAKEIDDISNSSEKVARTAGDMLSKLVPEIEKTSNLVAEISAASLEQNDGANQINEAIQQLNSVVQQNAASAEQLASNSEELNNQSYTLRSAISFFKLESDDNNNGLTKNTINKIQSNNSRIVNVKTSSDGIKTKTETSQGYNLVLEDPHDDLDKDFEKY; from the coding sequence ATGAAAATGACAAAACTTACTACCAATCAGCGAATAATAGGAATATTTACCTTTGTATTAATGATATCTGTGGCAGGAGCTGTGTATAATTCTCTGCAAACACAAAAATTGAAGTTGGAAATAGATAAAATTTATAATGACAACCTACTAAGCATTGATTATCTAATTGAGGCAGATAGAGATGCATATCAATCGAGTATAGCTTTGGCACATGCTCTATCTCTAGGCATAGATGGAGAATCCGAACAATATAATTCAACTCAAACTGAGATTAGAGAAAATCTTGATCAGGTACATGAGAGGTATACGAATTTCTTTGAAGTTTCTGCATTTACCAAACTTGAAAAATTCAATAAATATGACAGTTATGATAAATCTTTTAGAGAAAATCATAGCAAATTAGGGGTTATTACAGATAAAATTCTTAGCCTACTTAAAACTGGAAATATAGAAGAAGCTAAGTCAATTTATTATGATGAATATATGAAAACGTTTGAGCCGATGCGATCTGCTATGGATAAATATACCGAATTGAGTTTAGCTTCAGCAGAAGAAGCATATCAAGCCAGTATTCATTTAAGTGAAGGTATATTCAGAAACTCTATGATAGTGGTAGTGTTAATTATTGTCTTTATCATAGCGGGAGGGTTTTATCTTAAAAACAGCATATCTAAGCCTCTAAATGAAGCCATGACTATAGTAGATAAAATCGCTGAAGGAGACTTGAGAATGAAGATTGACCGAGAAAAATACAATAAGAAGGACCCAATAGGATTTTTATTACTGAAAATGGATGATATGATCATGAGTCAGCGTAATGTGATACAGGTTGTAATTGATGGTGCAGAATATATAAACAAAGCCAGTGTAGAATTAAGAGAGTCAGCTGGTCAGCTTTCCCAAGGAGCATCTTTGCAAGCTAGTTCGGTAGAGGAAGTTTCAGCTTCCATGGAGCAAATGGCATCTAATATTATGCAAAACACTGATAATGCCAAAGAGACCGAACAAATTGCTTTAAGTTCTAACAAACAAGTAGGTAAATCCAATGAAGCTGTTCTAGCGACAGTAGAGTCAATGAATACCATTGTTAGGAAGAATTCTATCATAGGTGAAATTGCGAGACAAACAAATTTATTGGCGCTGAATGCAGCGGTAGAAGCCGCACGAGCGGGTGATCATGGTAAAGGCTTCGCAGTAGTGGCTGCTGAAATCAGGAAATTGGCTGAAGGTTGTCAGAATGCGGCAAAGGAAATTGACGATATTTCGAACAGCAGTGAAAAGGTAGCCCGAACTGCTGGAGACATGCTGAGCAAGTTGGTGCCGGAGATTGAAAAAACAAGTAACCTGGTGGCTGAAATAAGTGCTGCTAGCCTTGAGCAGAATGATGGTGCAAACCAAATCAATGAAGCGATTCAACAGTTAAATTCTGTGGTACAGCAGAATGCGGCCAGTGCAGAGCAATTAGCTTCAAATTCTGAAGAATTAAATAATCAATCTTATACATTAAGAAGTGCTATCTCTTTCTTCAAATTGGAGAGCGACGATAACAATAACGGGCTAACTAAAAATACTATCAATAAAATTCAGTCGAACAACAGCCGAATTGTTAATGTCAAAACAAGTTCTGATGGTATTAAAACAAAGACCGAAACATCTCAAGGTTATAACTTAGTACTCGAAGACCCACATGATGATCTTGATAAAGATTTCGAAAAATATTAA
- a CDS encoding CheR family methyltransferase — protein MKLGNTIALRDLDFQKLSNYIYERYGINLPISKKTLLESRLQKHILSLGMTSFKQYIQNICTEDESPDVIKMVNLVSTNKTHFFREPEHFSFIQNTVLPELADEKSRNIRIWSSASSTGEEVYSVAMTVEQFSDKNGVNLAYTLLGSDISTDVLKVARTGIYDEGSIQDLPIEERRKFFLKSKDSNVKKVRINKKLRDRVLFKRFNLIQDKYPAAESFDIIFCRNVLIYFDRQTQVKVIRNLTKCLKIGGYLFLGHSESLMGIDLPLKQRIHTAYQKVSMY, from the coding sequence ATGAAACTAGGAAATACCATAGCGCTCAGAGATTTAGACTTTCAAAAGCTTAGTAATTATATATATGAGCGCTATGGTATAAACTTACCAATATCAAAAAAGACTTTATTAGAGAGTAGACTTCAGAAGCATATTCTAAGTTTAGGCATGACTTCTTTCAAGCAATATATTCAAAATATATGTACCGAAGATGAAAGTCCTGATGTGATAAAAATGGTAAATCTGGTATCTACTAACAAAACACATTTCTTTAGGGAGCCGGAACATTTTTCATTTATTCAAAATACCGTTCTCCCAGAACTTGCTGATGAAAAATCTAGAAATATTAGAATCTGGAGTTCAGCATCTTCAACGGGTGAAGAGGTATATAGTGTAGCTATGACCGTTGAGCAATTTAGTGACAAGAACGGAGTCAATCTTGCCTATACGCTTTTGGGCTCCGATATATCGACAGATGTTCTTAAAGTGGCAAGGACAGGAATTTATGATGAAGGCTCCATTCAGGACTTACCGATTGAAGAAAGAAGAAAGTTTTTTTTAAAAAGTAAAGATTCAAATGTAAAAAAGGTGAGGATCAATAAAAAACTCAGAGATAGGGTTTTATTTAAACGTTTTAATCTTATACAAGATAAATATCCTGCAGCTGAGAGTTTTGATATAATTTTTTGCAGGAATGTATTAATATATTTTGATAGGCAGACTCAGGTGAAAGTGATTAGAAACCTTACAAAATGCCTAAAAATTGGAGGTTATTTATTTTTAGGACATTCGGAGTCTCTCATGGGTATTGATTTGCCCTTAAAGCAAAGAATTCATACTGCTTATCAGAAGGTTTCAATGTATTAG
- a CDS encoding chemotaxis protein CheD has translation MIKSVFLQPGQLHVSTCNTKIITILGTCVAVCLMDPVLKIGGMNHYMLPRWNDKSLNKLNYGNSAIQALIDKMIGNGAHKERIVAGIFGGFDTHTSVFNIGQQNALIALEILKAANIKIVSKNTGGKHGRKLNFYTFNQSILVERFKMNCFGKEN, from the coding sequence ATGATTAAAAGTGTTTTCTTACAACCAGGGCAATTGCATGTTTCTACATGTAATACTAAAATTATAACGATTTTGGGCACATGTGTTGCAGTTTGTTTGATGGATCCTGTTTTGAAAATAGGAGGAATGAATCATTACATGTTGCCAAGATGGAATGATAAATCTCTAAATAAGTTAAATTATGGGAATTCTGCTATTCAAGCACTAATTGATAAGATGATTGGTAATGGAGCTCACAAAGAACGTATTGTAGCAGGAATTTTCGGTGGCTTTGATACTCACACTTCTGTTTTTAATATAGGACAACAAAATGCTTTAATTGCATTGGAAATTTTAAAAGCTGCTAATATAAAGATAGTGAGTAAAAATACAGGGGGGAAACATGGTCGAAAGCTAAATTTCTATACATTTAATCAAAGTATACTTGTTGAACGTTTTAAAATGAACTGTTTTGGGAAAGAAAATTAG
- a CDS encoding protein-glutamate methylesterase/protein-glutamine glutaminase has product MGKKISVLIVDDSALVRKLLTDILSSDPEIEVIGTASDPYLAAQKIKTRIPDVITLDVEMPRMDGLTFLKAIMAQKPIPVVILSSLTEKGSLTALKALELGALDVVQKPTMTALRNVDDHLRNYLIDLIKTNVNTTAINKKKYAFQKENPKKFAGILKQTGSMIKTTEKVVVIGASTGGTEAIKEILTQLPYDSPAIVIVQHMPEAYTKAFAERLNQLCEINVREARDGDSLTRGQALIAPGNYHTYICRSGAKYFVQVKMGERVNRHRPSVDVLFNSAVKFIGKNCVGVLLTGMGKDGAMGLLSLKEVGAFTIAQDQDTSVVFGMPKEAIKLSAAHVVEPLDNIPKVIIANSGH; this is encoded by the coding sequence TTGGGAAAGAAAATTAGTGTACTTATAGTGGATGATTCTGCGTTAGTCAGGAAGCTTCTTACAGATATATTAAGCTCTGATCCAGAAATAGAAGTAATTGGTACCGCAAGCGACCCTTATCTTGCTGCACAAAAAATAAAAACTCGAATTCCAGATGTTATTACTTTAGATGTAGAAATGCCTAGAATGGATGGGCTTACATTTTTAAAAGCAATAATGGCTCAGAAGCCAATTCCGGTTGTAATTTTATCAAGTCTAACGGAAAAAGGAAGTTTAACGGCTTTAAAAGCCTTGGAACTTGGAGCGTTAGATGTGGTCCAGAAACCTACAATGACCGCTCTCCGTAACGTTGATGATCACCTCAGAAATTATCTTATTGATTTGATTAAGACCAACGTAAATACCACTGCCATCAACAAAAAAAAATATGCTTTTCAAAAGGAGAACCCAAAGAAATTTGCTGGGATATTAAAACAAACTGGAAGCATGATTAAAACCACTGAGAAGGTAGTTGTAATAGGAGCCTCTACTGGAGGCACTGAGGCCATTAAAGAAATATTAACACAACTACCTTATGACTCACCCGCTATTGTTATAGTTCAGCATATGCCAGAAGCTTATACTAAGGCGTTTGCGGAAAGGCTTAATCAACTCTGCGAGATTAATGTAAGGGAAGCAAGAGATGGAGATTCGCTAACCAGAGGCCAAGCTTTGATAGCACCTGGAAATTATCACACCTATATTTGTCGAAGTGGAGCTAAATATTTTGTGCAAGTTAAAATGGGAGAAAGAGTAAATAGGCATCGGCCCAGCGTAGATGTATTGTTTAATTCTGCGGTGAAATTTATAGGTAAGAACTGTGTTGGGGTATTACTTACAGGAATGGGAAAAGATGGTGCTATGGGCTTATTATCTTTAAAGGAGGTGGGAGCCTTCACAATAGCTCAAGATCAAGATACTTCTGTAGTGTTTGGAATGCCTAAAGAGGCTATTAAACTCTCTGCTGCTCATGTTGTAGAACCCTTAGATAATATCCCGAAGGTAATAATTGCAAATAGTGGACATTAA
- a CDS encoding TonB-dependent receptor gives MLRKLILSFFLINFSLISYAQKITGMVLDESNRAVEEAYILNERTGNHTHAEHFGQFFMVNTMKGDTLQVRHIGYEPASFVVNDLNQDYRITLKEKVISLDEIMVSPELDAINVLTDINIKTSPVNTSQELLRQVPGLVIGQHAGGGKAEQIFLRGFDIDHGTDISISVDGMPVNMVSHAHGQGYADLHFLIPETIDNINFGKGPYYADQGDFTTTGYVGFKTKDKLNNSLIKLEAGQYNTQRFLGMFQVVDKDDQSAYLAADYNLTDGPFDSPQNFSRLNLMAKYSGKVSDMDKISLSASHFTSSWDASGQVPQRAIDNGTISRFGAIDDTEGGKTSRTNLIFNYIKGIDENTFVKSTAFYANYEFELFSNFTFFLNDPENGDQIHQKEQRDLFGLKSELNKSLKIGFNDALFQFGAGFRNDQSHDNELSHTLNRTVTLDTLALGDIDQTNMFSYVNLSYNVGKWVINPSVRFDYFKFNYYDKTLPIYQTQAENEGIVSPKLNVLYNPSRELQLYLKTGKGFHSNDTRVVVAQNGKEILPAAWGSDLGMIWKPTPKLFINAAYWYLFLEQEFVYVGDEAVVEPSGRTRRQGVDFSFRYQPVSWLYWNTDVNYTLARSADDPEGENYIPLAPDFTIMSGLSVIHPSGIYGGAHLRHIDHRPANEDNSIVAKGYTVVDLNLGYQWKNFDLGINIQNLFNVDWNETQFATESRLPNETEPVEEIHFTPGSPFWLKASIGYKF, from the coding sequence ATGTTGCGCAAACTTATATTGTCCTTTTTTCTCATTAATTTTTCCCTTATTAGCTATGCTCAAAAGATTACCGGTATGGTATTGGATGAATCTAATAGAGCTGTAGAAGAGGCTTATATTCTTAATGAAAGAACAGGTAATCATACTCATGCAGAGCATTTTGGGCAATTTTTCATGGTAAATACCATGAAGGGCGATACACTTCAGGTCAGGCACATCGGTTATGAGCCTGCATCGTTTGTGGTAAATGATCTAAACCAGGATTATCGTATCACCCTTAAAGAAAAAGTGATTTCCTTAGATGAAATCATGGTTTCACCAGAGCTGGATGCGATTAATGTGCTTACGGATATCAATATCAAAACTAGTCCTGTAAATACTTCCCAAGAGCTTTTGCGTCAGGTTCCCGGTCTGGTGATCGGCCAGCATGCTGGAGGGGGTAAGGCGGAGCAAATTTTTCTCAGAGGCTTTGATATTGATCACGGTACGGACATTAGCATCTCCGTGGATGGTATGCCAGTTAATATGGTCTCTCATGCTCATGGCCAGGGCTATGCAGACTTACATTTTCTCATCCCTGAAACCATTGACAATATTAACTTTGGTAAGGGACCTTACTACGCAGACCAGGGCGATTTTACCACTACAGGCTATGTTGGATTTAAAACGAAGGATAAACTCAATAACAGTTTGATCAAACTTGAAGCAGGTCAGTACAATACACAACGTTTTCTGGGTATGTTTCAGGTAGTCGATAAAGATGATCAGTCGGCCTACTTAGCTGCAGATTATAACCTAACTGATGGCCCCTTTGATAGTCCTCAAAATTTCAGTCGATTGAACTTGATGGCTAAGTATAGTGGCAAGGTGTCTGATATGGATAAAATCAGCCTGTCAGCCTCTCATTTTACCAGTTCCTGGGATGCTTCAGGTCAGGTGCCACAACGGGCAATTGATAACGGCACCATTTCCAGGTTCGGAGCTATTGATGATACGGAGGGAGGTAAGACAAGCCGTACTAATCTGATTTTCAATTATATAAAAGGTATTGATGAAAACACTTTTGTAAAGAGCACAGCCTTTTATGCTAATTATGAATTTGAGCTATTTTCAAATTTCACCTTTTTTCTCAATGATCCTGAAAACGGTGATCAGATACATCAAAAAGAGCAACGAGATCTGTTTGGCTTAAAGAGTGAGTTAAATAAATCCTTGAAAATAGGCTTTAATGATGCGCTTTTCCAATTTGGCGCAGGTTTTAGAAATGACCAGAGTCATGATAATGAGCTTTCTCATACCCTAAACCGCACCGTTACGTTGGATACACTGGCTTTAGGTGATATCGATCAGACTAATATGTTTAGTTATGTCAATCTTAGTTATAACGTGGGTAAATGGGTGATTAACCCATCGGTTCGGTTTGACTATTTTAAATTCAATTATTATGATAAGACCTTGCCAATATATCAAACACAAGCTGAAAATGAGGGAATTGTCAGTCCAAAGTTGAATGTGTTATACAATCCCTCCAGGGAGCTGCAGTTATACCTCAAAACAGGCAAAGGCTTTCATTCTAACGATACACGTGTAGTAGTGGCTCAAAATGGTAAGGAGATTTTACCCGCAGCATGGGGTTCTGACTTAGGTATGATTTGGAAACCAACCCCTAAATTATTTATAAATGCAGCTTATTGGTACCTATTCCTGGAGCAGGAGTTTGTTTATGTAGGTGACGAAGCCGTGGTAGAACCTAGCGGAAGAACCCGCAGACAAGGAGTTGACTTCAGCTTTAGATATCAGCCCGTATCATGGTTATACTGGAATACAGATGTAAATTACACCCTGGCAAGGTCGGCTGACGACCCTGAAGGGGAAAATTATATACCGCTAGCGCCTGATTTTACCATTATGAGTGGACTGAGCGTTATTCATCCATCCGGCATATACGGAGGAGCTCACCTAAGACATATTGATCACAGACCCGCCAATGAAGATAATTCTATCGTGGCTAAAGGCTACACAGTGGTTGATCTTAACCTTGGCTATCAATGGAAAAACTTCGATCTCGGCATCAACATACAAAACCTCTTCAATGTAGACTGGAACGAGACTCAGTTCGCCACAGAATCACGATTGCCGAACGAAACAGAGCCAGTAGAAGAAATTCATTTCACCCCAGGATCCCCATTCTGGCTGAAAGCTTCCATCGGCTACAAGTTTTAG
- a CDS encoding DMT family protein has translation MYKGLLTIILLVISNSFMILAWYGHLKFKEMPAFSKLGLIAIIFISWGIALFEYVFQVPANKIGFNENGGPFNLWQLKVIQEVITLLIFTIFTLIFFKNESFRINHVIGFIFMILAVYFIFKK, from the coding sequence ATGTATAAAGGGCTCCTTACTATAATCTTGCTCGTAATATCTAATAGCTTTATGATTTTGGCATGGTATGGTCATCTGAAATTTAAAGAAATGCCAGCCTTTTCTAAATTAGGATTAATTGCAATTATTTTTATCAGCTGGGGCATTGCTCTATTCGAATATGTTTTTCAGGTTCCTGCCAATAAAATAGGATTTAATGAAAATGGTGGCCCATTCAATCTATGGCAATTAAAAGTAATCCAAGAGGTTATTACTCTATTAATCTTCACCATTTTTACTTTGATATTTTTTAAAAATGAAAGTTTTAGAATCAACCATGTCATTGGATTTATTTTCATGATCTTGGCTGTATACTTTATTTTTAAAAAATAA
- a CDS encoding tyrosine-type recombinase/integrase: MRCNYSYSDIQITDRPQTLLDGMRWYLDYLQDLVVEDFERKNLSQPYILEQKRFVERFKNTLESKGYLPDRMGFILSKKEVGLFHNFLIEKKYSAKTYNKHIVGIRTMYNAFMKEGYIDHNPFARVRMKYTVTNPDIIYEEELEKLFKIIRPENGHVQIGTTRKGKKNYYRAWLKDAILLALYTGERRDGVFLLQWRHVEENYLKIPNFKINRKQKVEDFHYVPITEDMAEFLMTLKRGNDDDYIIEPSHENRDTLKNQCSKSFSHFWSVAGFEKRKDFKALRKTLETRLWTMLGDKSKALKRHKNLSTTIDHYLGQEEILKELKGQKMFGFLHELNIPT; the protein is encoded by the coding sequence ATGAGGTGTAATTATTCTTATTCTGATATTCAGATCACGGATAGGCCTCAAACATTATTAGATGGGATGCGATGGTATTTAGACTATCTGCAAGATTTGGTGGTTGAAGATTTCGAAAGAAAAAACCTGAGTCAACCGTATATTCTTGAGCAGAAGAGATTTGTAGAACGATTTAAAAATACTTTAGAATCCAAGGGGTATCTACCTGACAGGATGGGGTTTATATTGAGCAAGAAAGAGGTGGGGCTTTTCCATAATTTTCTGATAGAAAAGAAATATTCTGCCAAAACCTACAATAAGCACATTGTTGGCATCAGGACCATGTATAATGCATTTATGAAGGAGGGGTACATAGACCATAACCCTTTTGCAAGGGTCAGAATGAAATATACTGTTACCAACCCAGATATTATCTATGAGGAGGAATTAGAAAAGCTGTTTAAAATAATTAGGCCTGAGAATGGTCATGTACAAATTGGAACTACCAGGAAAGGTAAAAAGAATTATTATAGAGCATGGCTCAAAGATGCCATATTGTTGGCACTATATACAGGGGAGCGTCGGGATGGTGTATTTCTTCTTCAGTGGCGACATGTGGAAGAGAATTATCTTAAGATTCCAAACTTTAAAATTAACAGAAAGCAGAAGGTTGAAGACTTTCATTACGTACCTATTACTGAAGATATGGCGGAGTTCTTAATGACTTTAAAAAGAGGTAATGATGATGATTATATTATTGAGCCAAGTCATGAAAACAGAGATACACTTAAAAATCAATGCTCCAAGTCATTTAGTCATTTTTGGTCAGTCGCAGGATTTGAAAAACGAAAAGACTTTAAAGCTTTACGTAAAACATTAGAAACAAGATTATGGACGATGCTGGGAGACAAATCTAAGGCTCTGAAAAGGCATAAAAATTTATCAACGACCATTGATCATTACCTGGGGCAAGAAGAAATTTTGAAAGAACTAAAGGGACAAAAAATGTTCGGATTTCTACACGAACTTAACATACCAACTTAA
- a CDS encoding START-like domain-containing protein translates to MSKHLFTADFEINASTKMLYPYLNTASGLSQWMADDVTINEDKVYNFIWDDEDHLAKMASHRTNHYVKFEFVPETEEDEEDPSYFELRLEKNELTQSTFIKISDYSDMDDTEELMDLWESLVESLKETVGG, encoded by the coding sequence ATGAGTAAACATTTGTTTACAGCGGATTTTGAAATCAATGCATCTACCAAGATGCTATACCCTTATTTAAATACTGCCAGTGGCCTTTCTCAGTGGATGGCTGATGATGTTACCATCAACGAAGATAAAGTTTACAACTTTATTTGGGATGATGAAGATCACCTTGCCAAAATGGCCAGCCACAGAACAAATCATTATGTGAAATTTGAATTTGTACCTGAAACAGAGGAAGATGAAGAAGACCCTTCTTACTTTGAGCTGCGCCTTGAAAAGAACGAATTAACCCAGAGTACCTTCATAAAAATATCTGATTACTCAGATATGGATGATACCGAAGAACTGATGGATTTGTGGGAAAGTTTAGTGGAGAGTTTGAAAGAAACCGTGGGAGGTTAG